Proteins from a genomic interval of Rubinisphaera italica:
- a CDS encoding transposase encodes MAVSEMKESPFILNGDDRKTVGQTIQRHCEIRKWQLFALSVRTNHVHVVVTAPGYEPLTISHQFKAWCSRKLKSTQKNRQRFWTEGASRRFLNNTNQLESAVKYVLEAQDRRH; translated from the coding sequence ATGGCGGTTTCAGAAATGAAGGAATCACCATTCATTTTGAATGGTGATGATCGAAAAACAGTTGGCCAAACAATCCAAAGACATTGTGAAATCAGGAAATGGCAATTATTCGCATTGAGCGTAAGAACGAATCATGTTCATGTTGTGGTTACTGCACCTGGGTATGAGCCACTTACAATTTCTCATCAATTTAAAGCATGGTGCTCTCGAAAGCTGAAATCAACTCAGAAAAATCGTCAGCGATTCTGGACAGAGGGAGCAAGTCGTCGGTTCCTTAACAATACTAATCAGCTGGAATCGGCTGTGAAATATGTATTGGAAGCTCAAGACCGTCGACATTGA
- the leuB gene encoding 3-isopropylmalate dehydrogenase, with product MRANLVLLPGDGIGPEIVAEAEKVLKFIASEHGHEFDITTGEIGGCAIDAYGDPLPEKTLEPCRNADGILLGAVGGPKWDDPNAKTRPEVGLLKIRKELGLFANLRPIKPYAALIDASPLKKHIIEGVDILFVRELTGGIYFGDSRSWEENGETVATNEMTYRTSEIERVVRVAAKAAQTRNKHLTSVDKANVLEVSRLWRKTAENVVKKDFSDLKYDVVLVDAMAMHLISRPRDFDVVVTGNLFGDILTDEGSMLPGSLGLLPSASLGEDGPGLYEPIHGSAPDIAGKGIANPLATILAAAMMLRHSLNLIEEADRIEAAVESVLNAGHRTADIAAGGKSLGTVEMGEKVLEALKG from the coding sequence ATGCGTGCAAATCTGGTTCTGTTACCTGGAGATGGAATTGGCCCTGAAATCGTAGCCGAGGCGGAAAAGGTCCTCAAATTTATCGCCAGCGAACATGGACACGAATTTGACATCACCACCGGCGAAATCGGCGGCTGCGCCATCGATGCTTATGGCGACCCTCTCCCCGAAAAAACATTGGAACCGTGCCGCAATGCCGATGGCATTCTGCTCGGAGCGGTTGGCGGCCCCAAATGGGATGATCCCAACGCGAAAACCCGTCCGGAAGTCGGCCTGCTCAAAATCCGCAAAGAACTCGGCCTGTTCGCCAATCTTCGTCCGATCAAACCTTACGCAGCCCTAATTGATGCTTCGCCGCTGAAAAAGCATATCATTGAAGGGGTCGACATTCTTTTCGTTCGCGAACTGACCGGTGGGATCTACTTCGGAGATTCGCGGTCGTGGGAAGAAAACGGCGAAACCGTCGCCACCAACGAAATGACGTATCGCACTTCGGAAATTGAACGCGTTGTTCGAGTCGCTGCCAAAGCCGCGCAAACTCGCAATAAACATCTCACCTCGGTCGACAAAGCCAACGTCCTCGAAGTGTCTCGATTGTGGCGAAAAACAGCGGAAAACGTCGTCAAAAAAGATTTCTCAGATCTGAAATACGATGTCGTCCTCGTCGATGCGATGGCCATGCATCTCATTTCCCGCCCACGCGATTTCGATGTCGTTGTGACGGGCAACCTGTTCGGTGACATTCTGACCGATGAAGGCTCGATGCTCCCCGGCTCCCTTGGTTTACTTCCTTCGGCTTCCCTCGGAGAAGATGGCCCCGGTCTTTACGAACCAATTCACGGCTCTGCTCCTGACATCGCAGGCAAGGGCATCGCCAACCCACTCGCCACCATTCTCGCAGCCGCCATGATGCTCAGGCACTCCCTCAACCTGATCGAAGAAGCCGACCGCATTGAAGCGGCTGTGGAATCGGTCCTGAACGCAGGACATCGCACAGCCGACATCGCCGCTGGCGGCAAGTCTCTCGGAACTGTGGAAATGGGAGAGAAAGTACTGGAAGCGTTGAAGGGGTAA
- a CDS encoding EF-hand domain-containing protein yields the protein MRSLILIGIAQFIFASDIQAQPPEREGGRLERQAHELFRRIDQNRDHLITPDESPKWLIRRFAIIDLDKDRAIDFPEFFYMFQRHQEEENGGGSESETPVSENPGRPAGEPPVAEEPDHECEQNPRTPVPVI from the coding sequence ATGCGATCTCTTATTCTCATTGGAATTGCTCAATTCATTTTCGCTTCCGACATTCAAGCACAACCCCCGGAACGGGAAGGGGGGCGTCTCGAGCGGCAGGCTCACGAACTGTTTCGTCGCATCGATCAAAATCGGGATCATTTGATTACTCCCGATGAGTCTCCCAAATGGCTGATACGCCGCTTTGCCATCATCGATCTGGACAAGGATCGTGCGATCGATTTTCCTGAATTCTTCTACATGTTCCAACGTCATCAGGAAGAAGAAAATGGTGGAGGAAGCGAGAGCGAAACGCCCGTCAGTGAAAATCCTGGACGTCCTGCTGGTGAGCCGCCTGTAGCAGAAGAGCCTGATCATGAATGCGAGCAGAATCCCAGAACACCTGTCCCAGTTATTTAA
- a CDS encoding glycosyltransferase family 2 protein produces the protein MLTLQVGFWLCVGLILYSYLIYPMMLAVAVRLQNPQTSAPETCEIPVESWPRISLIIAAYCEENVILQRLHNALMLDYPADRIEILIGVDGDLDATGEIVASIPDDRIRLLQFPVRRGKASVLNDCFAAATGEILLFSDANTFWDKDAAKQLVRHFTKNSVGGVCGRLILTDADGGTNCDGLYWRYENQLKEWEGQLGALLGANGAIYGIRKNLYQPIPPQTIIDDFLIGMRIHQQGSRFLYEPNAIAREETAPTISDEFKRRSRIGAGGFQSLAWLSSLLLPHYGLVSWAFWSHKVLRWICPAAMLVALVSNWFLAVTPPYQALLLLQSGFYLAALCGAMSILPGPLGKLSRVLWMFVNMNAALASGFWKWLSQSQSATWKRTDRSETETESKPEFVASVK, from the coding sequence ATGCTGACATTACAAGTCGGATTCTGGCTTTGCGTTGGGTTAATCCTTTACAGTTATCTCATTTATCCGATGATGTTGGCTGTCGCAGTACGGCTGCAAAACCCCCAAACATCGGCACCAGAAACTTGCGAAATTCCCGTCGAAAGTTGGCCGCGAATCTCTCTGATTATTGCCGCCTATTGTGAAGAGAATGTCATTCTGCAGCGATTGCACAATGCTTTAATGCTCGACTACCCGGCTGATCGCATCGAAATTCTGATCGGCGTCGATGGAGATCTTGATGCAACTGGGGAGATTGTCGCTTCCATTCCCGATGACCGCATTCGTTTACTGCAGTTTCCAGTGCGTCGTGGCAAAGCCTCAGTATTGAATGACTGTTTTGCAGCAGCAACCGGAGAAATTTTACTCTTTTCCGATGCCAATACCTTCTGGGACAAAGATGCAGCGAAACAACTCGTGCGACATTTCACCAAAAACAGTGTCGGCGGAGTTTGCGGACGTCTCATTCTGACGGATGCAGACGGCGGGACAAATTGTGATGGCCTCTACTGGCGATACGAAAACCAGCTCAAAGAATGGGAAGGCCAACTTGGGGCATTACTGGGCGCTAATGGAGCCATTTACGGAATCCGTAAGAATCTCTATCAACCGATTCCCCCTCAAACCATTATCGATGATTTCCTGATCGGCATGCGAATCCATCAGCAGGGCTCTCGTTTTCTTTATGAGCCGAACGCAATCGCCCGCGAAGAAACCGCACCAACGATCAGCGACGAATTCAAAAGACGTTCCCGTATTGGAGCAGGTGGCTTTCAATCGCTGGCCTGGTTGAGTTCACTTTTACTTCCCCATTATGGCCTGGTCAGTTGGGCATTCTGGTCGCACAAAGTTCTCCGCTGGATTTGCCCGGCTGCAATGCTGGTCGCGTTAGTCAGCAACTGGTTTCTGGCGGTCACGCCGCCGTATCAGGCCTTGTTATTGCTTCAGTCAGGTTTCTATCTGGCAGCTTTATGCGGAGCGATGTCCATTCTTCCCGGACCACTGGGAAAACTGTCACGCGTACTCTGGATGTTCGTGAATATGAACGCGGCTCTGGCAAGCGGCTTCTGGAAATGGCTTTCACAATCACAGTCAGCAACCTGGAAACGGACCGATCGATCTGAAACGGAAACAGAATCGAAGCCAGAATTTGTGGCTTCTGTAAAATAA
- a CDS encoding class I SAM-dependent methyltransferase translates to MRWQLKSFILRQLSVMPGGKSAYLTIQRILGTTRPQPRRDFTRAIELIELIRETGQQINGTSCYEVGTGWHPYTPLAFYLAGAEQIETVDVNPWLSLDSARKAIAAAEPHLEWLCESLQLDKDEVWSRYRKINLQAKSLSQLLETMNCRYVYPGDATNTPHPPQSFDFVVSSNVLEHIPEEILKNIAKESWRILNPGGLAVHRFNPGDHYANDDSRVSTGNFLKFSENKWKPHGSGLAYHNRLRCSQYSQIFREAGYLSLIEKTRVDERVLQEITNGKQELSPEFQEFAPADLASDYMWTVGMKANVNADNDFPANRDYIVQQTPKHRTGNA, encoded by the coding sequence ATGCGTTGGCAGTTGAAATCATTCATTCTTCGACAATTGAGCGTGATGCCCGGTGGAAAATCAGCCTATTTAACAATTCAAAGAATTCTGGGCACAACACGTCCTCAGCCACGTCGCGATTTCACACGGGCGATAGAGCTGATTGAACTGATTCGGGAAACCGGTCAGCAGATTAACGGCACTTCCTGTTACGAGGTGGGGACAGGCTGGCATCCCTATACACCGCTCGCATTTTATCTGGCAGGAGCCGAACAGATTGAGACAGTCGATGTGAACCCCTGGTTGTCGCTGGATTCCGCCCGAAAGGCCATCGCAGCTGCGGAACCTCATCTCGAATGGCTGTGTGAGTCTTTACAGCTCGACAAAGATGAAGTCTGGAGCCGCTACCGGAAAATCAATCTTCAGGCAAAATCCCTGTCCCAATTACTGGAAACGATGAACTGTCGATACGTTTACCCGGGTGACGCAACCAATACTCCTCATCCACCACAATCTTTTGATTTTGTGGTCAGTTCCAATGTGCTCGAACATATTCCGGAAGAGATCCTGAAAAATATCGCCAAAGAAAGTTGGCGGATTTTGAATCCGGGTGGATTGGCTGTGCATCGATTCAACCCTGGAGACCATTACGCCAACGATGATTCCCGGGTAAGCACCGGCAATTTTCTGAAATTTTCCGAGAACAAATGGAAGCCGCACGGCTCTGGCCTGGCGTATCACAATCGACTGCGTTGCAGTCAATATTCACAAATTTTCCGCGAAGCAGGCTATTTGAGCCTGATTGAAAAAACGCGGGTCGATGAGCGGGTGTTACAGGAAATTACGAACGGCAAGCAGGAACTGTCGCCAGAATTTCAAGAATTTGCTCCGGCAGACCTCGCCTCCGACTACATGTGGACAGTCGGCATGAAAGCCAACGTGAACGCTGATAATGACTTCCCAGCCAATCGGGATTACATCGTCCAGCAAACACCAAAGCACCGCACAGGCAACGCCTGA
- a CDS encoding (2Fe-2S)-binding protein has product MSDQQILCRCLGIPRKTVEQAIDIFSAETIEEVARMTEAGTGCMCCRCKIKDLIQERKAMAKQLELA; this is encoded by the coding sequence GTGTCCGATCAGCAAATCCTTTGTCGATGCCTCGGAATTCCCCGCAAAACGGTGGAACAGGCGATTGATATCTTTTCAGCCGAGACGATTGAAGAAGTTGCCCGCATGACAGAAGCGGGAACGGGGTGCATGTGCTGCCGCTGTAAAATTAAAGATCTGATTCAGGAACGCAAAGCGATGGCTAAACAGTTAGAGCTGGCTTAG
- the rimI gene encoding ribosomal protein S18-alanine N-acetyltransferase — protein MSFSHLSDPKSSLQIRWLIRRDMPEVLAIEQESFEYAWTEEEFLCILRQRNCIGMVAEVDHEIVGFMIYELHKSNLHVLNFAVGKQYARKGIGTKMVERLVDKLSLQRRREILLEVRERNLSAQLFFKKQDFMAVTVLRKHYDDTSEDAYIMRYRLEEEANILKLPVSNRISNYYDADAA, from the coding sequence GTGAGTTTCAGTCATCTTAGTGATCCAAAATCTTCTCTACAGATTCGTTGGTTGATTCGTCGGGACATGCCCGAAGTACTGGCTATTGAGCAAGAGAGTTTTGAGTACGCTTGGACCGAAGAAGAGTTTTTGTGCATTCTGCGTCAACGCAACTGCATCGGCATGGTAGCCGAGGTCGATCATGAAATCGTTGGTTTCATGATTTACGAACTGCACAAATCCAATCTACATGTCCTTAATTTTGCTGTTGGCAAACAGTATGCTCGCAAAGGCATCGGCACGAAAATGGTCGAGCGCCTGGTCGACAAGCTTTCGCTGCAACGCCGTCGCGAAATCCTGCTTGAAGTTCGTGAGCGAAATCTCTCCGCTCAACTGTTCTTCAAAAAACAGGATTTCATGGCCGTCACGGTATTGCGGAAGCATTACGACGACACCAGCGAAGATGCCTACATCATGCGATACCGACTGGAAGAAGAGGCCAACATCCTCAAGCTGCCGGTCTCGAATCGTATTTCCAACTACTACGATGCCGACGCGGCTTAA
- a CDS encoding tetratricopeptide repeat protein gives MLEKWTTLVITMAALGISGCTNGEDNPMVGRHKALIAYQEGDYERAIKLREEVLEKHPDYPFLWEVLYEQGVAYLDMDQPEKALPYFDRTIEIDPEYNFAYIRRAECYDMLGNFEAALADGNKALEVSRISSEFADLFLTRGNAYSQNGEQEMAAQNWEVGLKISPGMVPLLYRLSGFYLRTDRVEEALELIDRSLEVENQDPEVNLMRTIALARLDRMDEAEEALMRTQKVNTENQDNHIEVPASLQELMQNIQGARTSAEIPQAPMPLPEVVDSQSQQKQAFEVSRKYLISQGYQCEEKPEENLQFISCKLDDESYSIRVKSVADAQADSFGLTDAELEEMMQQSPPAGLIVVTGIDAATPEAQRNPTGRVAAFTKSWRPDPTRLSPIAYRYPLPKPEE, from the coding sequence ATGTTGGAAAAATGGACGACTCTGGTCATTACAATGGCTGCGCTGGGAATTTCCGGCTGCACCAATGGTGAAGATAACCCCATGGTGGGACGTCACAAAGCATTGATCGCCTACCAGGAAGGCGATTACGAACGAGCAATCAAACTGCGTGAGGAAGTGCTCGAAAAGCATCCTGACTATCCGTTTTTATGGGAAGTCCTCTACGAACAGGGAGTCGCCTATCTGGATATGGATCAGCCGGAAAAAGCTCTGCCTTATTTTGATCGGACGATTGAAATTGATCCCGAATACAACTTTGCTTACATCCGTCGAGCCGAATGCTACGACATGCTCGGCAATTTCGAGGCTGCTTTGGCTGATGGAAACAAAGCACTCGAAGTCAGCCGAATCAGCAGTGAATTTGCGGATCTGTTTTTGACACGTGGCAACGCATACTCCCAAAATGGGGAGCAAGAAATGGCCGCCCAGAACTGGGAAGTTGGTTTAAAAATTTCTCCCGGCATGGTCCCTTTACTCTATCGCCTCTCAGGATTTTACCTGCGTACAGATCGTGTGGAAGAAGCCCTCGAACTGATCGATCGTTCCCTCGAAGTTGAAAATCAGGATCCCGAAGTGAACCTGATGCGAACAATTGCTCTGGCTCGTCTGGACCGAATGGACGAAGCCGAGGAAGCGTTGATGCGAACTCAAAAAGTGAACACCGAAAATCAGGATAATCACATCGAAGTCCCTGCTTCTCTTCAGGAATTGATGCAGAATATACAAGGCGCAAGAACCTCAGCCGAAATCCCGCAAGCACCAATGCCACTGCCTGAAGTGGTCGATTCTCAGAGCCAGCAGAAGCAGGCGTTTGAAGTCAGCCGGAAGTATTTGATTTCACAGGGATATCAGTGTGAAGAGAAACCAGAGGAAAACCTGCAGTTTATCAGTTGCAAACTGGACGATGAATCCTATTCGATTCGCGTCAAATCGGTCGCGGATGCCCAGGCTGACAGCTTCGGTCTGACCGATGCGGAACTCGAAGAAATGATGCAACAATCTCCACCTGCGGGATTGATCGTCGTCACCGGAATCGATGCAGCTACACCTGAGGCTCAACGAAATCCAACCGGCCGCGTCGCAGCCTTCACAAAAAGCTGGCGACCAGATCCGACTCGACTTTCACCGATTGCCTATCGTTACCCATTGCCAAAACCGGAAGAGTAA
- a CDS encoding HTTM domain-containing protein yields the protein MSVLRILVGWMVFYTTLIWGMRLEAFFNVDGFNSMEMINKNLLTNEGPFAMSFWYWVPEAWVYPVHYLSLAITFCFMIGLYTRVTSILSLIVVISYAYRARYANYGLDQINAILTLYLCIAPSGTYLSVDRWLKKRRSPDGVLPIVQPTLATNIATRMTQLHYCVIYLAAGMGKLFGDTWWDGSAMWRGFANAEYQSFDLTWLAYFQPITEMITHTTVAWELSFAFLIWRPLARPIILLMGAGMHFGIGLFMGMWTFGFCMMFGYVTFLDPIKFKHVLEYFCRTSFGMSSLENQDSLTETSRKHNTKSPLPADYHQGVLSDRDPETSQKTIRDLKKQGYETAGH from the coding sequence ATGTCCGTCTTGCGCATTCTCGTTGGCTGGATGGTGTTTTATACAACACTCATCTGGGGAATGCGGCTGGAGGCGTTCTTTAATGTCGATGGCTTCAATTCGATGGAGATGATTAACAAAAATCTCCTCACGAATGAAGGTCCGTTTGCGATGTCGTTCTGGTATTGGGTGCCCGAAGCCTGGGTCTATCCGGTCCATTACCTCAGCCTGGCAATCACTTTCTGCTTCATGATTGGCCTGTACACGCGAGTGACTTCGATCTTGTCACTAATTGTGGTGATCTCGTATGCCTACCGCGCACGTTATGCCAATTATGGGCTCGATCAGATCAACGCCATCCTGACATTATATCTCTGCATTGCACCGAGTGGCACTTACCTCTCTGTCGATCGCTGGTTGAAAAAACGTCGCTCGCCTGATGGAGTTCTTCCAATCGTTCAACCGACACTGGCCACGAATATCGCCACACGGATGACGCAGTTACATTATTGTGTCATCTATCTGGCAGCGGGAATGGGTAAGTTATTCGGCGATACCTGGTGGGATGGCTCAGCCATGTGGCGCGGCTTTGCCAATGCGGAATATCAATCGTTCGATTTAACCTGGTTGGCATATTTCCAACCCATTACAGAAATGATTACGCACACGACCGTCGCCTGGGAATTGTCCTTTGCATTTCTCATCTGGCGACCATTAGCGCGTCCGATCATTCTGCTCATGGGAGCAGGGATGCATTTCGGAATCGGTCTCTTCATGGGGATGTGGACCTTCGGCTTCTGCATGATGTTCGGCTATGTCACATTTCTCGATCCGATCAAATTCAAGCATGTCCTCGAATATTTCTGCAGAACATCCTTTGGTATGAGTTCACTTGAAAATCAGGATTCGCTGACCGAGACATCTCGCAAACACAATACGAAGTCTCCATTGCCGGCTGATTATCATCAGGGAGTACTCTCGGACCGAGACCCGGAAACCTCTCAGAAAACAATTCGCGATCTGAAAAAGCAAGGTTACGAAACAGCGGGTCATTAA